One window of Robiginitalea biformata HTCC2501 genomic DNA carries:
- a CDS encoding caspase family protein, which yields MDLLQNAHALLIGISYEDGLDTIGDAEDVARILRDPERCGYPPGQVTLLTGADADRKGILGALEALAERTDEQSSVFLYYSGHGDVLDGVFHFVPHGIREGMEYDEYTAAWVTAEEIRDRINALSTRRLIFFMDCCHATGIASSGFRPKIAGSGDEGPGKQGPSFEKLEGLAQKVDNEKGISIVASCKEEQESYQLNGDKNSVFTKYLLEALEGNHLTEVTDPYVRILEVAGYLLRVVPETIEQVARDCDPPLDIRQEPYVNLEMYDNFILSRIPGNRPAQGASATVGKAPGVAATDKSAPEAGQPQAKEARLIYRETPGANNLILFIHGFTGEASRTFGSLPDLLMDDPEFDGWDMKPFGYSQFIEPEHGKQVWGGIRDIQRIVDYFCTSVKYKFADYDRIAIVAHGLGGLVAQKALLQIPGDALGKISHLVLMGCPSHGLAPEEFEAEWHKDYAQMRREGPFISGLRKDWDTRFGGELPFSLSVIGASSDTFVSPESCFGPFPEAACVTLDGDHFSIVRPDGPQAPSHRLIREFLTGSEALGEFGDAQERNLALGRYEAVVRELGEDPMALSGKGIKQLVFALEGLDRRDEAMKLLDSHPEAERSTDLMGIIGGRYKRAYLRKPNKKDGETAQVYYGIALDAAREKNDSPQVYYLAINLAFLALVVDEDRDSMQTFARLALEAAENSPDSLWKTATLGEAALYLGDLEAAQTHYALASSQAGIREKLSIHLNALAAYCELYETRREEDAFIRFLKAHYLS from the coding sequence ATGGACTTACTTCAGAACGCGCACGCCCTGCTCATCGGAATTTCCTACGAAGACGGCCTGGATACCATCGGGGATGCCGAGGACGTGGCCCGGATCCTCCGGGACCCGGAGCGCTGCGGTTACCCGCCCGGGCAGGTTACCTTACTGACAGGGGCGGATGCCGACCGGAAAGGAATCCTGGGAGCGCTCGAGGCGCTGGCGGAGCGAACCGACGAACAGTCATCCGTCTTCCTCTACTATTCCGGGCACGGGGATGTGCTGGATGGTGTATTCCATTTTGTCCCCCATGGAATCCGGGAGGGGATGGAATACGACGAATATACCGCCGCCTGGGTGACCGCCGAGGAAATCCGGGATCGGATCAATGCCCTGTCTACCCGGAGGCTGATCTTTTTTATGGATTGTTGCCACGCAACGGGAATTGCTTCCAGCGGTTTCCGGCCAAAAATCGCCGGGTCCGGGGACGAAGGCCCGGGCAAGCAGGGGCCCAGCTTTGAAAAACTCGAAGGCCTTGCCCAGAAAGTGGATAATGAAAAGGGCATTTCCATCGTCGCTTCCTGCAAGGAGGAACAGGAATCCTACCAGCTCAACGGAGATAAAAACAGCGTATTTACCAAATACCTGCTGGAAGCCCTGGAGGGGAACCACCTGACCGAGGTGACCGACCCGTACGTACGTATCCTGGAGGTGGCCGGCTACCTGCTCCGGGTAGTCCCCGAGACCATCGAACAGGTAGCCCGGGATTGCGACCCGCCCCTGGATATCCGCCAGGAGCCCTATGTCAACCTGGAAATGTACGACAATTTCATCCTGAGCCGGATCCCCGGAAACCGGCCTGCCCAGGGCGCCTCAGCCACCGTTGGAAAGGCTCCGGGTGTAGCGGCCACGGATAAATCGGCCCCGGAGGCGGGCCAGCCCCAGGCCAAAGAGGCCCGGCTGATCTACCGGGAAACCCCCGGGGCGAACAACCTGATCTTGTTTATCCACGGCTTTACCGGGGAGGCATCCCGGACGTTCGGGAGCCTGCCGGACCTGCTTATGGACGACCCGGAGTTTGACGGCTGGGACATGAAACCCTTCGGGTACTCGCAGTTTATCGAACCGGAACACGGGAAACAGGTGTGGGGCGGGATCCGGGATATCCAACGCATCGTGGACTATTTCTGTACGTCTGTGAAATATAAATTTGCCGACTACGACCGGATTGCCATTGTCGCCCACGGCCTCGGCGGGCTCGTGGCCCAGAAAGCACTCTTGCAAATCCCCGGGGATGCCCTGGGCAAAATCTCCCACCTGGTCCTGATGGGGTGCCCGAGCCATGGGCTCGCCCCGGAGGAATTCGAGGCGGAATGGCACAAGGACTACGCGCAGATGCGACGTGAAGGCCCGTTTATCTCGGGTTTGCGCAAAGACTGGGACACCCGGTTTGGGGGGGAGTTACCATTTTCGCTCAGCGTCATCGGGGCCTCCTCGGACACCTTTGTATCGCCCGAATCCTGTTTCGGGCCTTTCCCGGAGGCGGCCTGCGTTACCCTGGACGGGGACCACTTCTCCATTGTCCGGCCGGATGGGCCTCAGGCGCCATCTCACCGGCTCATCCGCGAATTCCTCACCGGTTCGGAAGCCCTCGGGGAATTCGGGGACGCACAGGAGCGCAACCTCGCCCTGGGCCGGTACGAAGCCGTGGTACGGGAACTCGGGGAAGACCCGATGGCTTTAAGCGGCAAAGGGATCAAACAACTGGTCTTTGCGCTGGAGGGGCTGGACAGGAGGGATGAAGCCATGAAATTGCTGGATTCCCATCCGGAGGCGGAGCGATCCACCGACCTGATGGGGATTATCGGGGGACGGTACAAACGGGCCTACCTGCGCAAGCCCAACAAGAAAGACGGGGAAACCGCCCAGGTGTATTACGGCATCGCCCTGGATGCCGCCCGCGAAAAGAACGATTCCCCCCAGGTCTACTACCTGGCGATCAACCTGGCCTTCCTGGCCCTGGTGGTGGATGAAGACCGCGATAGCATGCAGACCTTTGCCCGCCTGGCACTTGAAGCCGCGGAGAATTCCCCGGATTCCCTCTGGAAAACAGCCACCCTGGGGGAGGCAGCCCTCTACCTGGGCGACCTGGAGGCAGCCCAAACCCACTATGCCCTGGCCTCCTCACAGGCGGGGATACGGGAAAAATTATCCATCCACCTGAATGCCCTGGCCGCCTATTGCGAATTGTACGAAACCCGCAGGGAGGAAGACGCATTTATCCGGTTCCTCAAGGCGCATTACCTATCCTGA
- a CDS encoding nSTAND1 domain-containing NTPase yields MLVDVENPYVGLRPYNDDESLLFFGRKEQTMELLQRLHAHHFVAVVGSSGCGKSSLLRAGLIPSLKAGYLVDDSDQWLISIMKPGQNPMGNLAKSLLSELYQAHDADATNQLVQTIEEEGVDAILSLLEPLFRERKTNFFILVDQFEELFRFATEKGNRKRRDNAIDFVNIILELARQKDLPIYVVLTMRSDFIGDCAEFHGLPEAMNQSLYLVPRLNRQQLKMVIEGPARLFGARVNSALSSKLLNEMGRVQDELPLLQHALMRIWEFETREDANGEMDLEDYKAIGGLENALSNHADEALKTLDKNEFQVAKQMFQALTTVDEHGRKTRRPAHYGELLALTGTSEAVLDKVIRVFIEGRRSFLMIDQMSDKKDNIIDISHESLIRQWKRLDRWVEEEGEMASTYMKLSQDYQLYADKKKDLLKGTELSLARDWYERFQPTEAWAKRYNTLFAACREYLGDSEKAEKRDRKNRRNLKIGIWSLAGVMVLAAVYFFVYPIIRDSLDTMRTYNDLKAQAVASFEQLQDQDPQASDDPEQAGISPQEPYLKLLESIEKQGIFYREDAVRAQIEALGEDPGDITAGAEEAAYRPGKDVAGKLKADMSELWVDILAKLKDLEAELDEENWEIADSEGTVEAYTNYLQAVDKYNFPEVAGHLEAAREKQEELSQDPEWTQAQTTNTANAYLEYLRTHIENTEGSTKEDLSPQSQEALERIRAVSRVGWLFAGRALTDEVDDDSLLGQDRVFDLVFRLGEPNVESSRIPKVEDVLLSKSNRAAYNEFTGNSVKGKKGAFIQNGNLVLVLERKILGDVLFLKVAY; encoded by the coding sequence ATGCTAGTAGATGTGGAAAACCCCTATGTAGGCCTCCGGCCGTACAACGACGACGAAAGCCTTTTGTTTTTTGGAAGGAAGGAACAAACCATGGAATTGTTGCAACGGCTCCATGCGCACCATTTTGTGGCCGTGGTGGGCAGTTCCGGATGCGGGAAGTCTTCCCTGCTGCGCGCCGGGCTCATCCCTTCCCTCAAAGCGGGGTACCTCGTGGACGACAGCGACCAGTGGTTGATCTCCATCATGAAACCCGGGCAGAACCCCATGGGGAACCTGGCGAAATCCCTGTTGAGCGAATTGTATCAGGCCCACGACGCCGATGCCACCAACCAGTTGGTGCAAACTATCGAAGAGGAAGGGGTAGACGCAATCCTCTCCCTGCTGGAACCCCTGTTCCGGGAGCGCAAGACCAATTTTTTCATCCTGGTCGATCAATTCGAAGAGCTCTTTCGTTTTGCCACGGAGAAAGGGAACCGGAAACGCCGGGACAATGCCATCGATTTTGTCAATATCATCCTGGAGCTCGCCCGCCAAAAGGACCTGCCGATCTATGTTGTGCTGACCATGCGTTCCGACTTTATCGGGGATTGTGCGGAGTTCCACGGCCTGCCGGAGGCGATGAACCAGAGCCTGTACCTGGTACCGCGCCTGAACCGCCAACAACTTAAAATGGTTATCGAGGGCCCCGCCAGGCTTTTTGGTGCCCGGGTAAATTCCGCCCTGAGTTCCAAACTGCTCAACGAGATGGGGCGGGTCCAGGACGAGCTTCCCCTGTTGCAGCATGCCCTGATGCGCATCTGGGAATTTGAGACCCGGGAGGATGCCAATGGGGAGATGGACCTGGAAGATTACAAGGCCATCGGAGGCCTGGAGAACGCCTTGTCGAACCATGCGGATGAGGCCCTTAAGACCCTGGACAAAAATGAGTTCCAGGTGGCCAAACAAATGTTCCAGGCATTGACTACCGTCGATGAGCACGGCCGCAAAACCCGGCGCCCGGCGCACTACGGGGAACTGCTCGCACTCACCGGCACCAGCGAAGCCGTACTGGACAAGGTAATCCGTGTCTTTATCGAAGGCCGGCGGTCCTTCCTGATGATCGACCAGATGTCCGACAAAAAAGACAACATCATCGATATCTCCCACGAGAGCCTGATCCGGCAATGGAAGCGACTGGACCGATGGGTGGAAGAGGAAGGGGAAATGGCATCCACTTACATGAAACTCTCCCAGGATTACCAGCTCTATGCCGATAAAAAGAAGGACCTGCTCAAGGGGACGGAACTGTCCCTGGCCCGGGACTGGTATGAGCGGTTCCAGCCCACCGAGGCCTGGGCCAAACGCTACAACACACTATTTGCGGCATGCCGCGAATATCTTGGGGATAGCGAAAAAGCGGAAAAACGCGACAGGAAAAACAGGCGCAACCTCAAGATCGGGATATGGTCCCTGGCAGGGGTGATGGTACTTGCCGCTGTCTATTTTTTCGTCTACCCGATAATCCGGGATTCCCTGGATACGATGAGGACCTACAACGACCTGAAGGCGCAGGCAGTGGCCAGTTTTGAACAACTCCAGGACCAGGACCCCCAAGCCTCTGACGACCCGGAGCAGGCGGGCATTTCCCCCCAGGAGCCCTATCTGAAATTGCTGGAATCCATCGAAAAACAGGGCATTTTTTATAGGGAGGATGCCGTGAGGGCTCAGATAGAAGCCCTTGGTGAAGACCCCGGGGATATCACAGCCGGTGCAGAGGAAGCCGCCTACCGGCCCGGAAAAGATGTGGCCGGGAAGTTAAAGGCGGATATGAGTGAATTATGGGTCGATATCCTGGCAAAACTAAAGGACCTCGAGGCCGAGCTCGATGAGGAAAACTGGGAGATTGCCGACAGCGAGGGCACGGTGGAGGCGTATACCAATTACCTCCAGGCCGTCGATAAATACAACTTCCCGGAAGTGGCCGGGCATCTGGAGGCAGCCCGGGAGAAGCAGGAAGAACTCAGTCAGGACCCCGAGTGGACCCAGGCGCAAACCACCAATACGGCAAACGCCTATTTGGAATACCTGAGGACCCATATTGAAAACACCGAGGGAAGCACCAAAGAAGACCTGTCCCCCCAATCCCAGGAAGCGCTGGAACGCATCCGCGCAGTAAGCCGGGTGGGGTGGTTGTTTGCCGGACGCGCGCTCACCGATGAGGTGGACGACGATTCCCTGCTGGGGCAGGACCGGGTTTTTGACCTGGTCTTCCGCCTGGGTGAACCGAATGTGGAAAGCAGCCGGATACCCAAGGTGGAGGATGTCCTGCTGTCCAAAAGCAACCGGGCGGCGTACAATGAATTTACCGGTAATTCGGTCAAGGGGAAGAAAGGGGCCTTTATCCAGAATGGCAACCTGGTTTTGGTCCTGGAACGAAAAATCCTGGGAGATGTCCTGTTTTTAAAAGTTGCCTATTGA